The Aestuariibius sp. HNIBRBA575 nucleotide sequence TTCCTGAATGGCCTCGAACGCGATTGACTCATCGGATGCATCCCATAACACTGGTTCCATATAGCGTTGAATCATCTGAATAACTTCGCAATCCATCACGAATTTTTCAGGGCTTGCGATCAACCCGCCTTCTAACCAACCGGCCGCGTGATACACGATGTTCGTGCGTGACTGCACCGCCGACCACAATGAATTTGACGTTTCCCACATGGCCTGCCCGTCGGGTACATTTGCCGCACAGACCCCTGACCCGCGCATGGGCAACCCGTAAAAACGCGCCATCTGCCCGGTCATTTGCGTTGCGCGCATATATTCCGGCGTTCCAAAGGCAGGGGCCCCGGATTTCATATCGACGTTTGATGTAAACGTCCCGATGACGCTGGGCACACCGGGGGCGACCCATTGCACCAACGCCAGCGCAGACAGGGATTCCGCCAACGACAACGTGACAGCCCCCGTCATGGTCACCGGCGCCATGGCCCCTGCCAACGTGAACGGAGTCACCATCACGGCCTGACCGCGACGCGCCAGACGTAGCAATCCGTCCATCATTGGCGCGTCATGTTTTAACGGCGAGGTCGAATTGATATTGGTGTACATGCGCGGCTTGGCCTGAAACTCTTCTTCGCTCAGCCCGCCAGCGATTTTAACCATTTCCATAACGTCTTCGACACGTTCCTGCCCCAGAGAATAGGCATGTACAACTTTGTCGGTGAGCGTCAGTTTATCAAATAACACATCCAGATGCCGCACCGAGGCATGGATATCCACGGGTTCAACCGGATAGCCACCAGCAAAATGTATGCAGTTAAAATGCTGTGTTAGTTTCAATAGGTTGGCACAATGTTCGCGGGTGCCAGATACCTTTTTGCCCAGTTCTAGGTCGAAATAATTTGGCGGTGACGACACGTTCCCAAACAGAATATGGTGGCCGCCGACGGGGATCGCTTTTTCTGGGTTGCGCGGTGTCATGGTGAATTGATCCGGCGCGCGACCGATCATTTCCACGACCCATTCGCGGTCCATTTTAACATTTGTGCCGTCAACTTTGCAGCCCGCTTTGCGAAACAAGTCCAAGCTTTCGTCATGCAGAAACTCGATCCCGATTTCTTCGAGAATGCGCATGGCCCCATTATGCACCGCCTCGACAGCCTCTGGTCGCAGCGGTTCGGTGGGTGAATCGTAATTCACGGGGATGCGCCATGGCATTTGCTGGCTCACCGCTGTGCTTCGCTTGGCGGTGTTTGCAGCACGGCCGCCAGATCTGCGCCGTGCCGGACGTGTGCCATCAGAACGGGCGCCATCAGGACGGGCCGGGGGGGATATATCAGCCATAGAAATCTCCTTGTTCCTATAGCTTGGCCCCCGCCGGAACGGATTGCCGCACCTTTTGCGACATCGTTTGTCGGAAACGGATCATCCCGATTGCTGATCCAACCAACCCGGCAGGTCCGCAATGGATGGCAAAACTAAATCCGCCCATGGGGCCAATGTGTCGTGATCCGCCACTCCGGTGAGCACACCAATCGTGAACATCCCCGCGGCCCGCCCGGCCTTTAGGTCATGTAAACTGTCCCCTACCATCGCGCAGGTTTTTGGGTCTAATTTTAGGGTCTCACAAAACCCAAATAACTGGCCCGGCTCTGGCTTTCCGCCCCATCCTGAATCAAAACCCGCAATGAAATCAAATGCATCCTCAATTCCTGCCTCTTTTAGATGCGTCCGTGCTGGGGCTTCTGAATCGTTGGTTGCCACACCGATTTTAATATTTCGACGCTGCAATTGCGCGACAAATTCTCTCAAATCTGTGGCCTCAACCTGAGGCGCATTTGCGGCCATTTCATCCATGATCGCGACCAAGTCCGCATGATCAACATCCTCAAGAACCCCGATCAAGGCATCTGCAATTTCATCCGCCGTATGGGCCACAACGATGCTGTCTGGAAAAAACACCTGTTGCTCTGGATCATATCCCAGCGCGTCAGCCAGTGCCGAAATCCGGGTTTGGTCGCCCTGCCCCAAATCGGCCAGCATCCCAGCGGTCCAAGCCCCCCAAGTTGCGTTGAAATCAAACAACGTTCCGTCTTTGTCAAACACGATCCCGCTAAATGTCATCGCTTCGCTTTCTTTGTTGGGAATGGAAACCGGATTTTCCGCACAACCCGTTGAGCCAAAAGTGGTTAGGCAACCAGTCATCTATGTGAATGTTTGCGCAGATAGCGGTCAGAATTAACCAATTGGCAAGGACTTCAAACCGGGTCTGGCCCGATTTAGGTCCAATGAATCTGCTGTGCGCCGGGCAATGCATAACGCGCGCGCAGTGGCTGATCATAGTCCAGATTGTGCTGATCGCAGAACGCCACAATCCACGCATCATCCATTGTCAGAAACTCTAATACTGAACCCAGGAAGGCCGGATCGCCCGCCATTGTCCGAATCTCATCTGCGGCGGCCCCCGTCGATCCAAGAAAGACCGGGCACAATTCTTCGTTCTGCGCGACCCATGCCAAGGCCATAATCGCGATTTCTTCTGCTCGTGAACCATTCATCAGGAAAGCTTACTCCTACGGAAACTGTTTTTTAACCATTAAGCCACAAATTGGATTTGGGAACGGGTTTCGGCTCATGGAAGGAAACTCTTATGTCGGCGCGTATTTTGATTGTCGATAGCGTTGCAACGAACCGTATTGTGCTCAAGGTTAAACTCTTGGCCGCACAATATGAAGTCGTACCCTGCGCTTCGCTGCAAGAGGCACAACAAAAAGTGGTGGATGACCGCCCTGATTTGATCCTGATCGATATTGCGGATCAGCAGGATGAGGCATTTGTCTGGTTCAGCGCGTTAAAATCCAGTCCGGAAACGGCGGCGATTCCTATTGTTGTTTTGGGATCCTTCCCTGCATCAACGTTTCGGTTAGCGGCCTTGGAATCTGGCGCAGACGACATTTTGAACAAACCGGTCCATGATGTGATGTTGCAGGCGCGCATTCGCAGCCTGTTGCGCAGCCGTGACGCGGCAGCTGAATTGAAAATGCGCGAAGATACCCACCGCGCGCTTGGCTTTGCTGAGCAGGCCGAAACCTTTGTTCCGGCGGGGAAAATTGCGATTGTAACTCCGTCATTAACGGGCAATCGCAAACGGCTATCCGCGATCGAGGCAGAATTGGGTCATCGGTGCGAATTTTACACTATGGACAAAGTGCTGAGCGGGGAATTGTTGACCAATGTACCCGACGTGTTTGTCATTGACGGCGTAGGCGTGGAACAGAACCGGTTTGGCAATGACGTCTATCGATTGGTGTCCGAGCTGCGCACGCGCACCGAAACCCGACATGCTGCGCAATTGGTTATTTTGCCCGACGAAACCGAAGGTACAGCGGCAATGGTACTGGATATTGGCGCCAATGATCTGGTCGCCGGACAGGTCACCGTTCGCGAATTGGTATTGCGAATTCACACTCTGCTCGCACGAAAACAGCAACAGGATCGCCTGCGTGACACTGTGCGCGATGGGTTAAAGGCTGCGGTGACCGACCCGTTAACGGGTCTGTATAACCGGCGCTACGCGGTTCCACATCTGACCCGCATGGCGGAAATCAGCCGTGAAACCGGGCGCAATTTTGCGATGATGGTGTTGGATATCGACCATTTCAAATCCATCAATGACACATATGGACACGCAGCTGGGGACCATGTGTTGACAATGGTTGCTCAGCGATTGGCCGAAAATCTGCGGGCGATTGACCTCTTGGCTCGCATCGGCGGAGAAGAGTTCTTGGTTGCGATGCCTGACACCAGCCCCAGCCAAGCCCGTCAAGCCGCGGAACGTTTGCGGGAATTGATCGGTCAAA carries:
- a CDS encoding trimethylamine methyltransferase family protein, whose translation is MADISPPARPDGARSDGTRPARRRSGGRAANTAKRSTAVSQQMPWRIPVNYDSPTEPLRPEAVEAVHNGAMRILEEIGIEFLHDESLDLFRKAGCKVDGTNVKMDREWVVEMIGRAPDQFTMTPRNPEKAIPVGGHHILFGNVSSPPNYFDLELGKKVSGTREHCANLLKLTQHFNCIHFAGGYPVEPVDIHASVRHLDVLFDKLTLTDKVVHAYSLGQERVEDVMEMVKIAGGLSEEEFQAKPRMYTNINSTSPLKHDAPMMDGLLRLARRGQAVMVTPFTLAGAMAPVTMTGAVTLSLAESLSALALVQWVAPGVPSVIGTFTSNVDMKSGAPAFGTPEYMRATQMTGQMARFYGLPMRGSGVCAANVPDGQAMWETSNSLWSAVQSRTNIVYHAAGWLEGGLIASPEKFVMDCEVIQMIQRYMEPVLWDASDESIAFEAIQEVGPNGHYFGIEHTQQRYEEAFYQPMVSDWRNYEAFEAAGSIWTAQRAHQVYRDIIDNFTPPPMDIAIKDQLADFVARRKAEGGAPTDF
- a CDS encoding diguanylate cyclase, which gives rise to MSARILIVDSVATNRIVLKVKLLAAQYEVVPCASLQEAQQKVVDDRPDLILIDIADQQDEAFVWFSALKSSPETAAIPIVVLGSFPASTFRLAALESGADDILNKPVHDVMLQARIRSLLRSRDAAAELKMREDTHRALGFAEQAETFVPAGKIAIVTPSLTGNRKRLSAIEAELGHRCEFYTMDKVLSGELLTNVPDVFVIDGVGVEQNRFGNDVYRLVSELRTRTETRHAAQLVILPDETEGTAAMVLDIGANDLVAGQVTVRELVLRIHTLLARKQQQDRLRDTVRDGLKAAVTDPLTGLYNRRYAVPHLTRMAEISRETGRNFAMMVLDIDHFKSINDTYGHAAGDHVLTMVAQRLAENLRAIDLLARIGGEEFLVAMPDTSPSQARQAAERLRELIGQTAFDIPDRQITLPVTMSIGVALGGPDSMDNGEVERVFDRADAALYQAKSSGRNMVNISLSAA
- a CDS encoding HAD family hydrolase; this encodes MTGCLTTFGSTGCAENPVSIPNKESEAMTFSGIVFDKDGTLFDFNATWGAWTAGMLADLGQGDQTRISALADALGYDPEQQVFFPDSIVVAHTADEIADALIGVLEDVDHADLVAIMDEMAANAPQVEATDLREFVAQLQRRNIKIGVATNDSEAPARTHLKEAGIEDAFDFIAGFDSGWGGKPEPGQLFGFCETLKLDPKTCAMVGDSLHDLKAGRAAGMFTIGVLTGVADHDTLAPWADLVLPSIADLPGWLDQQSG
- a CDS encoding DUF3572 domain-containing protein, producing the protein MNGSRAEEIAIMALAWVAQNEELCPVFLGSTGAAADEIRTMAGDPAFLGSVLEFLTMDDAWIVAFCDQHNLDYDQPLRARYALPGAQQIHWT